The DNA window ctgttgcggcattgtatttggattgggctcgcggtccgggccttcttggggtggtgtttctagagtggaagtccaatggttttaacgattttaattacattacaccaatgtccaatgattttaacgtttttaattacactacatcgcctccctacgcctcccgaccctgtcaacaggatgacaggatgacacgtccaaagacatgaagcagtctggacttttgctctgggggcgctgcttccggggggcctgggcggcggggcggatcagactgtgtgtcctggtcgggccgtggtgtgtgttcgcgcggtgttgtggttggggtggggctggcgcgggccccgttctctctgctcgcggatggtggtggggggtgtctgcggatgggtggcgccgcctgtgggcggactctggctggccatgctcggccatgctgctccgacgcgcggttcaggggtggtgtgtgggttcgcctgggggggggggcattggggggggcattgtgggtgggtggatgttgcgtgcgtggtgggtgggtggatgtttgcatgcgtggtggacgatgtgcgggatgcctcttcgggtttaactgggtaacctattgctacgcacctgtccccacaaaagaggtgtgtaaaagcgttttgtaaaccctctatagtataaccatttatatcaccattgatatacttattaatacttaatatgacttacagtaatactaacacactctatttctcttccctttcccctatacctcacctgtgaggtaaaccattaccagccatcaaccatctctgtgcctgtccctcatcacacctgaagtcacatccctctgactgccctaccatcgccattgccttcgccatccctatgactgccctaacattgcctgctgtggttccctgcccgaatctttggccctcggatcccagcgacccatcaccttccgaaataactaatggattactaatggacaatttattccctacactggactatttgaactttcattgtcattgtaactttcaaactacaaatgactgtactgtaactgacccaaggcagatgggttgggcccttgagtcgtgggtctgtctgaggtttcttcctatatgtatctccaattctagggagtttttccttgcccctgttactcatgggctctctttgaatgtctaacactctgtaaagcgccttgagacatgtgtaatgtattggcgctctataagcgacattaaattgaaaatttAAAAATTTGGCGTCTGCATGCACAGAAAGACATTACCTTGGATTCATCTGCTGAATTTCCCTACATTCAGTGATGTAAGTTATGAACCCATTTTCTACAAGCCACAACATTTCAAACGTTGAAATTGTATATCCcaactaaacaaataaacagaaaaaataactttgttcgtGATCTGTCAATGTCTCAGCAAAGCTCTTGTGCGCAGCCACTTGTTCTCAAAGGCTCTAGACCCAGAGACAGTTGGTACACTAACCTACCATAGGTAGAATAGACTACCACAAAGTGACTTATGGTAAGGtatttcaggttagtttgcaacaaTATACAAGTTTAACCAAAGTCCTTAGCCGTTACCTAGCTAGCGAAAATTAAAAGTTTATGTCTCGTCCTATCAATGGTTTCGTCTCATCGcaaatctttggtgtgaattggaaGCTAATGTGTACAATTTCTGAatttacaaataaacagacaaacaaacaaaacaagaacaaacTTTGAAGCAGCAAATCCAGTCAAACAAGTCAGCAAGTCATAGCTTGATCAATGGACAAGTTGGactgtgtgtttatacagtaaGGACGGCTATTTACTAGTAGCATTCTGGAGagggctgtctgtctgtatcaaGGGGGCCATGATAAATAGGAGACCAGTCCCAgctagccattccattgaatcctatgggccTAAGCGCCACTTTTGAtatcaaataacgttacagctgaagcaaTTTATGCCTTTGTACGAACCTTTTATGTTTTCGGAGTAATACAACATTGTGAGATTGCCGTTATaacctcgtaactgtcttatcggctgagtaataaacgtttttttccgaaatcaatgctaaagtgaCGTAGGTTAGGTGACGCGCATGCGTCCAGAAGAGAGCGtagccataggtcagactcggtcagactacgagCCTACGTAGGGCCTATGtcccctgagcctgcgcaggagacacTTGGACCAAAATgaaaaccgttgaaatttgcttcattgGTCTCTGCTGaggtctacgtgatagctctgtccatatcttttactgtctatggtctaTATCCATGCTATCATTAATATCGTTTTGGTCCCCAGTGAAAGCGTATGTTCATTATCTTCCAAAAACAGACCTTGGAAATTAATGTTAAAATATCTTTcctagtagcagtagtagttcATTTTTGGTGTCGCTGTGACAGTTACAGTGAGAGTTAGAGTTAGCATTCCTTTAACCCCCGTTCATATTGCTGTCAAAGGAATGCTAACTCTAACTGGTCGTCCATTAGCATCAGAGCTTCCAATGGGGGATGCGCTTTCCGAACATTCTCCCACCCCCTTAGCTCTACCATTCCCGCCCTGCTTGGTTTCGAGACTCCTGTTGCTCTTAGCTGCTGGTGTTGAGATGAGTCCCTGAGGGCAAGCAGACCAGAAGTGTGTGTTAGTAAGTGTGAGTGCCCAGTAGAACACAAACCCAAATATTGCTTCATTTCATGCAAACATCCTTATGATAAGCTTCTGTATTGAGAATGGTTGAAAAATATAATTCAGTCTTATGTTATGGCCTGAACACCTGTTCCATCTTAcctgatgattcatgattaaaataaccaccatcaccactccACCTATTAGAGGAGGGACCAGGCAATGGTGACGTCTTGACTTGTCCTtgtctataataataataataataataataataagcatgCATCAATGGGTCATTATTGTGTTCTTGAAAAGTATGTGATAACATTACCTGTGACAATGGTTTACATTGGATAACAGTTAGAGCCGGGTCAAACTATTAATTAATATCTTATTGGACAGGAGGCGTTCCTTGAGTCCAGATATCCCAGGACATCCTCACTTGGCCTCTTAACTGCTAGTTCTCACTCCCCATTTTGCACTGTAAAAGATATCCCCACAGCTGTGATGACCTGCAACTTATGTGACAATCATATTTTCCATCATACCAGGAAACACAAAGGTGGCAGCCTGAGAGACTCCTCTGTCGTCCATGACAGTGCAGgtgtagctgctgctgctggtgatggtgaCATTCAACTGGCTGTCGATGTGAATAAGCCGCTCTGAGGTAATGCTGGCTGTGAGCTTGGCCTGGTCAGTTAACTTCTTCCCATGTCCATCTGTCCAGGTGATATTACCTTGGGGATACCCTTCAGCGTCACAGCGAAGGGTGTATACCCCACTCCCAATGGACACATTGCTTTTATGGACTGGGTACCATGGGGCTGTAGAAAGTGGGAGAACACACAGCAAGCAGTGAATTAAAGTCCATGATGGTTTCAAAAGCAGCTAATTCTATGGTGCTCCAGTCCTGCTGATTCTGACACTCCTTGCACAGGTACAGACGAAGCCTTGTTTAAATGCAAGTATGGCGGCAAGATTCTTTGACTTAACACCAATGCTGCGTGGAATATTCTCCCAATTATTTTctcaattaatcaattagttGTTTGATCGATAAAATGCAAGAAAATGGTGAACAATTATGCCTTCAAATACCTTGTTTTAtaaaaaacactcaaaagatATTTAATTCACTGTCATAGAGTTAAGTTAAGCTGAAATTATTCAAGTTTAAGAAGCTTCAATCAGAAAATGACACAAATAACAGACAAATAACACAAAGCAATTATCAAAATAGTTGACGATTCATTTAAGTCAACATCTAATTGATTCATCGTTGCACAGCTTTTGTGATCCACACAGATTATGTCTGTCACAACCATAGAATTAGTGCAGATTTTCCCTCTCAATTCTACAAATTTTCAGTGATGTTTTGCACTCTGCAAGCACTTTATTTCCTGGTGTGGTGTCCTCAGATTACAAACGTCCCATTGATTCGTTTATAAAAACATGACCACTACACTGTCCCAGAGGTGGTTCCAAAGATATTGTGTAGGTGACATAACTAACCTCGAACTTTTAAATGACACAGTCCCTGATCTCCATAGAGTGCATCTGATTTTTTAGAAGACATCAATGTAAAACACTTGTATGCTCCAGTGTCTGGGACGATGACGTTGTCCATCTTTAGAGCAACAACTCCATTTGAGAAAGTGTTTTGCAGTAGTTCAACTCTTCCAACGAAGTTTGGGAACACTTTTAGTACTTTTTGATCTAAATGAATAATGTCCACTGAAGATTCTTCACTTTTCTGGATGTGCACAACTAAATTACTTTCAGGGTCCAACTTGAATGCAAATTTCCAGATCAAAGTGACATTGCCATAGAGTGCTGCATCAAATGTGTTGTTGCCATCAGATGCACAGACtgaaaaggggggaaaacacacacgcacgcacgcacgcacacgcacacacacacaataattgaACATAATTGGTAAGAGACTACGACTATCCAAATTTAACATGACTTTTAATCTGAAGGGGAAAATAATACAAATCTTGTGTTCTTACATTGCAAAGAGGCCAGTACGAGGCAAAGGactagtagcctatgttttgcATCTCTTTCCCATTCAGTGAAATGCATGCGGGTTCACCAAATCTGcgaaagcaaacaaaacagattACAGATGCcgcagaattaaaaaaaaaaaaaaaaaaaaaaaacgcctccCTGTTTTTCAGCCCTCTTCCATGGATGTTCACATTTCATGAGCCCACTTTCAAACAGCCAACGTTTTATGAATCAAATATGTTACAGTAAGCTATTATGCCTTCACTAAAGTTGTTCATCCACCAACTATTGCAATATAACCTCCAAGACAGGCGTTTACCAAACATGCCTAAGCttttaatctcttagcactatcaGCATACGTTTTCTCATCTTGATATTCAGAAGATTATCTCGAAAGATAAAGGACTGGACAAAAGCGACGCTGACCGCTTCGTCGAATGTCATGATCAGACTCGACAAGATTTTCCAGGGCTCTTCACAAACAATATTTCATAGCCACCAGATGGCGCCAATTTACTGCACTTCGGAATTAAATAGACGGATCTCATAAATTACcggtatgaaaaaaaaagttgttaaCTATTAGATACGAAGTAGCCTAAGGAAGTAAGAATTCAATAGTTATCCATTGACAACTAGAGTGGACCTATACGCCACAAAATGTTAACTGTCCCCTGGCAGAAAGTTCAAACTTCTAAGTTCTACTTAACGTCAGCTGAATGCGATGGGCGCAGATTAgatagaatagatagatagaaatactttattcatccccaagggaaattacagtgtttcagcagcatacaaacacaacattcaacaaaaacatacaaacatgcatacatacagattGCCGTGGGTGTCAACTTTCCTCGCTCGCATGCACGTTTACAATCCAGCAGCACACTTTTCAGTTGAGGTAAatacaaagataaaaaaaaaaagtcccagTTGtcttacctacagtatgtagcctagTCTGGAAGTTCATTCAAACGCTGTGATAGTGAGACAACAAATACGCAACCACGGTTTGGTTCCCGGGAAATTCGCCACAGTGATCTCCTTTATATCCACTGAAAGACATCAGCGTCAGCCGGTACGAGTGTGGTTCCATGCCTACTTAGATCACAATATGACGGAACTATCTCCGTATCGGTTCAAATAACGAGAAAACTGGGATGGGCCTTCTTGGACGACTAGGATGCCGGCTAGGTAATTTTCCACCTCATAGAAATAATGGTACGTAAGCCATTCATTAGTGCAGACTCCAGAAGGTGTCTTCTTAATGAGTAGTGCCCTATTTTTGGAGTCTGAGACGTAGGAAACAGAGCGGCGGTGTGGTCACGCACTAAACTCTGAATTAATTTCTTGACAGATTCAGCTAGCTGCTGTTGCAGAATAACGAACACTTTTAGAATTTCTAGAAAACATGTCCACGCTGGTCATTTTGAAGTGCTGTGTAGGCTAGTAGGTCGCAGGTGAAACCACGTCGTAGGAGCAGGTTATTGGTCAGAACATGGTGCCGCGCACTGACATAGGCTACTTGAAGTTAATATCACGTGCGCAAGGATATGTTAAGAACAGTAATTTGATATTTGGGGGTTCATATAGACAAACTGGATTGGAGACACAACACTGAGGCTGTATAAGAAGGGGCAAAGCAGGCTCTTTCTTGGGGAAAAtcaggtcattcaatgtgtgcTGTAAAATGTTGCAGATGTTTTATCAGAGTATTGTTGCAAGTGCAATCTTCTTTTCTGCCATCTGTTGGAGAGTAGCATCACAGCCAGAGAAACTAAAAGACTGAATAAGAtcataaggaaggctggctttgTGTTGGGGTCAGCCCTAGAGCCAGGGCCGCTGCTGAGCTTTTGGGGGCCCTAAGCATAAATGGACAGGGAAAACTACAGTTTAAACACGAACCTACCAGCAAGGGCCGCACAGCGTCATCTCTcagttttcttttattttctttcgtttttcagTGTAGATCCATGTTGCCTCTTACTTCCTATTAAGAAACAGCATTCGAAATTCAGCTTGAATAAAGACGGTATTAGTATTATGGTAAACTTCAGGCAGAAGGATGCGAGATGAGTCCCTGAGGGCAAGCAGACCAGAAGTGTGTGTTAGTATATCAAAGTGTGAGTGCCCAGTAGAACACAAAGCCAAATATTGCTTCATTTCATGCATATATCCTTATGATAAGcttctttatctccctcaacaatggaattctcttctctgattggctgatggggtggccattaacttcgtataacctgctacctctgaagtagttcccgtatcacacttgaatattaattcgccaaacttgttgcgaagtttaaatgaactgtcacgttgcatccgagctgaaatacagacgtgcagaaccatagtaacattgtagcatatgacggaggtggattgtagctagttggatgccatgtaggctataaaagtagcgatctttcaaagttaaagttaatcagaatcctgggatatgcccgcttgacaacgggagagatagaactaacgactggcttttggccgtagcaaccagccatttagaactaacgactggcttttggccatagcaaccatccatttagaactagtaacggcagttttgtcctgcaagtagaaagttgatatgtggcggaaagtagtcccacagtcaagacagttttagcgatgttaacggacgcaacggtggaataaaactatgttctaaatatacaggttatgaatacaaacgggagataagcgggataacggccttcgaggtcgaccggttcgatggaaataatggcacggcggaggtaactccgtctccgtgcttcgcacgtcgccggagttctagacctccacctagccattatttccatcgaaccggtcacctcgtcggccgttatcccttacgtattgAGAAGGTTGAGGTTGAAAAATATCATTCAGTCTCATGTTATGGCCTGAACACCTGTTCCATCTTACCTGATGTTTCATGATTAAaataaccaccatcaccactccACCTATTAGAGGAGGGACCAGGCAATGGTGACGTCTTGACTTGTCCTtgtctataataataataataagcatgCATCAATGGGACATTAATGTGTTCTTGAAAAGTATGTGATAACATTACCTGTGACAATGGTTTACATTGGATAACAGTTAGATCCGGGTCAAACTATTTATTAATATCTTATTGGACAGGAGGCGTTCCTTGAGTCCAGATATCCCAGGACATCCTCACTTGGCCTCTTAACTGCTAGTTCTCACTCCCCATTTTGCACTGTAAAAGATATCCCCACAGCTGTGATGACCTGCAACTTATGTGATAACATTTCATATTTTCTATCATACCAGGAAACACAAAGGTGGCAGCCTGAGAGACTCCTCTGTCGTCCATGACAGTGCAGGTgtagctgctggtggtggtgatggtgacatTCAACTGGCTGTCGATGTGAATAAGCCGCTCTGAGGTAATGCTGGCTGTGAGCTTGGCCTGGTCAGTTAAGTAATGAAGCAGCGTATGTCGGATGGCCAGAGGGAAGGTCCACCCTTGGACCATGTGCGCTCTGAGGCTGTTCTTCAGTGACTGGTGGAACCGTTCAGCGCCACCATTGGCCTGAGGGTTACAGTACGCTGTGCGGACATGACGGATGCCTTTGCTTTTGAGGTAGGACGTGAACTCTGCAGAGACGAGTTGAGGGCCGTTGTCAGTGGTTATGGTGTTTGGGATGCCCCAGCGGGAGAAAAGAGAGTCCAGAAAGTCGATTATGACCTGAGAGGTCACCGAACCAGTGGTGATGAGCTCTGGCCATTTTCGAGTGAAGGTCATAGACAACCACAAGGAAGCGTTGATGGTGGCGAACCCCCTGTGTCTCGCCACATATGTCCAGTTGTAGGTGGTCCCAGGGCTGAGAAGGCCAGACAAGAGGTTGTAAAGGTGGAGGAGCCTGATGACCGGTCTTGGCACTCAAGAGGCAGGCAGGACAGTCTTTCAGCAGGGCCTCGATATCCCTGTCTATCCCAGGCCACCATACCAGGTCCCTGCAGCGCTGCTTCAGCTTCACAATACCCAGGTGGCCCTCGTGAGCCATGGTCAAGACACGTGCACGTAGAGTGCTGGGCACCACTGTGCAAAGGCCACGTGCCACACAGGTGTCATTCCAGCAGGACAGCTCTTGCTTCACCCTGGAAAACGCTGCTAGTTCTTCTGGCACCTCGCGAGGCCACCCGT is part of the Sardina pilchardus chromosome 22, fSarPil1.1, whole genome shotgun sequence genome and encodes:
- the LOC134070554 gene encoding CD276 antigen homolog; translated protein: MDNVIVPDTGAYKCFTLMSSKKSDALYGDQGLCHLKVRAPWYPVHKSNVSIGSGVYTLRCDAEGYPQGNITWTDGHGKKLTDQAKLTASITSERLIHIDSQLNVTITSSSSYTCTVMDDRGVSQAATFVFPGMMENMIVT